The DNA region TCGGGCTCGAGGTCTATTGCAAGCAGGCGCTCGCCGAAGCGACCGGCTTTCCTGACAATGCGTTCGATCTCGCCCACAGCTTTCTCCTCTTCCACGAGGTGCCGCTCGCGATCGGTGAGCAGATCGCCCGCGAGCTGTGCCGCGTGCTGCGGCCCGGCGGCCTCTTCGCCATTCACGACCTCCCGAACCGGCAGCTGAACGTCCGCGCCCCGCTGCGCGACGCTCTGACCTAGTTCAATCACGATGACAACGGCGAGCCGTATCTCGTCGACTTCACCTTCTCGGACTTTGCGGCGACCCTGCGTCGCGCTGGCTTCAGCGAGGTGAGGGTCGAGCAGCGCCCCGGCGGGCTCCCGCGCTGGATCGCGATCGCGTAAGCTCTCATCGAGCACGAGCGATTGCGGAGGTGCGCGCTGCCGATCCGGTTCACCATGCTGATCAACCGGCCGCCCCAAGCAGCAGGCCGACTGACGCCCGAGCAGGTGGTGGCGGAAGCTCGACGCGGCGAGGCTGCCGGCTTCGACATCCTTTCCTTCGCCGATTGGGCGGTCGGCGACCCTTTCCCGCCGCTGATGCTCGTGGCCCAAGCGACAGAGCGCGCTGCCCTGATGACGCGCGTCGTCGGCAGCGCGACGCGCAGCCCGGTGCTCCTCGCCTCCGGCGCGGGCTGGGTCGACCGGGCCTCGGGCGGACGCTTCATCCTAGGGCTTGGCGCGAGCATTGCCGACGTCGTGAGCGGTCGTCATGGCCTCCCCTGGGGCAAGCCTGCCACCCGGATGGAAGAGACGCTGAAACTGATCCGGGCGCTCTGGGGTGAGGACATCCCCGGCGTGGAGCGCAACCCGGACGGCTCGCTCCGCTTCCCCGGTCGGGAGATCCGCGCCGAGCGTGCCTTCGTCGATATCCTCCCGGCGCGCCGGCCCCCGCTCCTAGTGGCGGCGAGCGGACCGCGGATGCTCCAAATCGCCGGCGCTTGGGCGGATGGCGTTATCCTCGAGCTGACAACGCCGGCGTATGTGCGCTGGGCGGTAGAGCGGGTGCGCGAGGGAGCGGCACAGACCGGGCGCTCCCTCGCCGGCTTTGAGGTGTGCGTTCAGTCGTCGATCACTGTCGAGTCGGACGACCCGGCGACAGCGCGCCAGCGCCAGTGGGCGCTCGACTTTTATATCAACCACTGCGTCTACCCGGAGTTCAAGCATCTTTGGCCGGCAGCGGGGCTCGAGGCAGAGGCAGCGGCAGTCAAGGCGGCCGTTGAAGCGGGCGACCGCGAGCGGGCTGGCCGTCTCGTCCGGGAGACGATCCTGCCGCAGATGGTCGTCTGGGGCGCCAAAGAAGATACGCCGGCGCTGCTCCTTGAGTGGATCGGCGCGCGCATCGATGCCGGCGCGACGATGTTCTCCCTGCCGACGAACGTCGCGGAGGTGGCCGGCATCGACCTCGCCGCGATCCGCCGGGCGGCAGACGCGCGTCAGGCGGCGCTCCTCGCTAAGGGGGCTGCGCGCTACCAGTCGACAGTGTCAGGATCGAAAACCGGCACCGAGCCGTCTTCCGTGGGACGGTAAATCTCCATGACGACGAAGCGGTTGCGGTCGTCGGAGACGCGTGTCACTTCCTTAAAGCCGGCCTTCGCGAAGCTCCGCTGCGCGCGCACGTTCCAGTCCAAGGTGTAGAGATACACCTTATCAATCGGCAGCGTCTTGAAGGCGTAGGCGACAAGCGTCCGGACCGTGTCCGCCCCGTAGCCCTTCGACCAGTAGTTGCGATCTCCGATCATGATGCCGAGCTCTGCTTGCCGCCGCTTGTCGTCAATGTTGAAGAGACTGCAATTGCCGATGTGCTTGCCGTCGAGCGTCTCGATGGCGAAGCGCTTGCGGCGCGGCCCGAGGCTGGCAAGGTCATAGCGGAACTCGCGCAGAAACTCCTCGTAGGTGGCAGTCGTCGGCGCGATGGCGTCGAAACTGGACAGCTCAGGGTCGCGCCGCCAGACGTAGTCTTGCGGCGCGTCGTCGAGGCGCTTTGGCCGCAGCCGGACAAGCTGCCCCTGAATGATCTCCGACTCGATGGTCGTCATAGGCTCCTCGTCAGGGTGACGGCCGGGCTGACGTCGCCGTCGCCAGCCAAATAGGCGGTCCATCTGGCGCTACCGGTCACGTCGGTAGAATGGGCGGGGGACGATGCGCGCCGCCAGCGCCTTATCGCGCACGAGGATCGTCAGCGGGGCGCCGAGAACGGCGTTCGGCGGCGGCACATAGGCCATACCGATCGCGGCATCGATGGTGGGCGCGTAGCTGCCGCTGGTGACAACTCCCACCGGCTGCCCCGCGATCACTACCGGATGCCCATGCCGGGCAATCCCCCGGTCCTCAACCCGGAAGCCGATGAGGGATCGGCGTGGTCCAGCCGCCTTGATAGCGAGCAGCGCCGCTTTGCCGAGAAAAGACGGCTTGGCAAGATTCACCGTCCAGCCTAGGCCCGCTTCATAGGGGGTTGTCGTCCGGTCCAGCTCGTGGCCGTAGAGCGGCAGCCCCGCCTCGAGCCGCAAGGTGTCGCGCGCGCCAAGTCCGCAGGGCGGCACCCCGGCAGCGAGGAGCGCCTCCCAGACAGCGGGCGCATCCTCATTGGCCAAGAACAGCTCAAGCCCATCTTCCCCAGTGTAGCCCGTCCGCGCGGCGAGGGCAGGCCGACCGGCAATACGGGCGGTGCTGATCCCAAAGCGCGGGAGGTCGGGCAGGGAGGTGTCTGCCAAGCCGGCGGCGATCGTGACCGCGTCCGGTCCTTGGAGCGCGATCATTGCCCGGTCGGCGTAGCGCGGCGTGATGGTCACCTCGCCTCGGCGGTGCTCCTCCAGCCATTCGAGGTCGCAGGCGCGGCCGGCAGCGTTAACCACGAGGAGATACTCCTCCTCCGCGAGGCGATAGACCATCAGGTCATCGATCGTGCCGCCATCCTCGGCGAGGAGCAGCGAATAGCGGGCGCGGCCGATGCCGAGGCCGACGATGTCGTTGGGCAGCAGCCAGTCGAGCCAGGGGCCGGCATCGTTCCCGCGCACCTCGATCTGGCCCATGTGGCTAGTGTCGAACATGCCGGCACGGGCGCGCACGGCGCGATGTTCGGCGACGATACTGGTGTAGTGCACCGGCATCTCCCAGCCGGCGAACTCGATGAACCGCGCTCCCGCGGCTTGGTGGCAGGAAAAGAGCGCAGTCCGCTCAGCCACGCTGCACCGCCAAGGTCGCTAACACCTCCTCCGCCCGCCGGACAATCGCCGCCTCGTTCTCGTAGGTCATCTGCTCGGGAGCGAGCCCAATCGGCACCCACTCAACTCGGTCATACTCGTGGTCGTGCTCGGCGGTTGAGCCGCCGACGGCGCGGAAGAGGAAGTGCCGAACGCGCTTGTGGTACCGCACTGCCTCTCCGCGCGAGACGAACCAGTAGTCAATTTCGCCGAGGTCAGCGACCGGCTCGACTTGCAGGCCGGTCTCCTCTGCGACCTCGCGCGCTGCGGCCTGCTCAAGAGTCTCTCCTTCGTGCGGCGCTCCCTTCGGCAGCGCCCAAATTCCCGGCCCGTCGCGGACGACGAGCGCGATCTCGGCGCCTTCCGGCCCCTCTCGAAAGACAACGCCCCCCGCCGAGATCGTCTCTTTCACGGGAAGCGCGGAGCGCCGCCGCGCGCGCTTCACGGAAGCGCCTCCGCGAGCGGGGTCACTGGGAGGCCAAACGCCTCGCCGACAGCCGGGCAGGTCAAGCGGCCGCCGACGATATTGACGCCGGAGGCGAGGGCTGGCATGCGCGCGATCGCCTCGGCGAGCGGAAAAGAGGCGAGAGTGAGGGCGTAGGGGAGCGTGACATTCGACAGCGCATAAGTCGAGGTGCGGGGCACTGCGCCCGGCATGTTCGCGACGCAGTAGTGGATCACCCCATCGACAGTGTAGACCGGGTCGGAATGCGTGGTTGGACGGGCGGTTTCGACGCAGCCTCCTTGGTCAACGGCGACATCGATAATGACGGTTCCCGGCTTCATCGTCGCAACCATCTCGCGGGTGACAACGCGAGGCGCCTTCGCTCCCGGCACAAGCACCGCGCCGATCAGCACGTCGGCGTAGCGCACCGCCTCGGCGACCGACCGTCGGTTCGACGCGATCGTCTCGAATGACCCGATCAAGCGCTCATCGAGCGCGCGCAGCCGGTCGACGTTGATATCAAGCAGGGTGACGTGCGCGCCCATCCCAAGCGCGATTTGAGCGGCATTCGACCCGACAACCCCCGCACCAATGATCACCACGTCTGCCGGCCGGACGCCCGGCACGCCGCCAAGCAGCTTGCCGCGCCCGCCGTTCATCCGCTCAAGGTAGTGCGCGCCCACTTGGACGCTCATGCGGCCAGCGATCTCGCTCATCGGCGTCAGCAGCGGGAGGCGGCCGTCGCCTGTCTGGACGGTCTCGTACGCGATGGCGGTGATGCCGCTCTCAAGCAGGGCACGGGTGAGCTGCTCGTTGGCGGCGAGATGCAGATAGGTGAAGAGAATGAGGCCAGGCCGGAGATACGGATACTCCGCGGGCAGCGGCTCCTTAACTTTGAGAATCAGGGCGGCGTTCTGCCAGACCTCAGCGGCGCTGCAAAGACGCGCGCCGGCGCGTTCGTATTCGGCGTCCGAGAAGCCGCTGCCCTCGCCTGCTTGGCGCTCCACGAGCACCTGATGACCCGCCGCGACGAGCGACTCAACGCCCGCCGGCGTCGCCGCGACGCGGAATTCATTGTCCTTGATCTCACGCGGAACGCCGACAATCACGGCAGCCATCCTGCAGGAGCCTGCAGGCGATTGTAGCATGGTCTCCTGCTTCTTCAGGGCGCCGCCCGCGACCATTGTCGGCCGGAACGCCGCTCTGCTAGGCTGCGCCGCGGCGCAGGAGGCGCAGGTGCTCGGTTTTGTCGCGGCAGGCACCGCCGTTGTCGGTGCGCTGCTCGCCCTCTCGTTGTGGCAACAGCGTCACGCCCGGGCGTGGTGGCGCGATGGCCTCGCCGTTGGCGTCATCGCGCTCGCAGTGGTGGGCTGCTTCTGGCGCGTCTTCTTCGTCCCGAACTACTGGCTGCCGGAAGGGGGCGGCGATAACGCCTCCACCCTGCTGCCGTTCTATCGCTTCGCCGCCGAGGAATTCCGCGCCGGCCGGCTTCCCCTCTGGAACCCCTATCTCTACGGCGGGGCTCCCTTTGCGGCCGATATCCAAGCGGCCGTTTTCTACCCCCCCTACTGGGTCCTCTATGCGCTGACCGGCGAGATCACGTTCGAACTGATAACAGCGCTGGTGCTCGGCCACCTTGCTGTCGCCGGTGTCGGCATGTATGCCCTTGGCGTCTTCGGCCGCTGGGAAGGCGTTGGGCCGCTCTCGCGGCCGGCGGCGCTGGTGGCGGCGCTGGCATACATGCTGTGCGACTATTTCATCGTCCACCTCGGCAACCTGAACCTAGTCGCGGGGGCGGCGTGGCTGCCGTGGGCGACGCTCGGCCTCGTTCGCGGCCTCACCGAGCGGCGGCTGCTTCCGTTCGCGCTCGGTGGGGCGGCGCTGGCGTTCGGGCTCCTTGCCGGCCATATTCAGCCGTTCCTCTACGGTCTTCTCCTCGCTGGAGCGCTTGCGGGGGTCAGCATCGTTCGCGCACTCGCCAGAGCGGGATGGCGGAGCGCGCTCGGCCTTGCGCTGCGGGCGCTTGCTTTCCCAATCGCTGCGGCAGGTCTCGCGGCGGTCCAGATCCTGCTGACCCTCGAGCTGCGGGGGCTGACGGCCCGAGCGGTGCTCCCCTACGACACCGCTATCGAATACTCGCTGCCCCCAGCAATGCTGCTCAGCTTCCTCGTGCCCGATCTCTGGGGCCGGGGACCCGGCAGCTACTGGGGGCCGTGGCCGCGCGTGGAGATGGGCTACTTCGGCGTCCTGCCGCTCGTCGCAGTGGCGGTCGCGCTCGCCACGCGACGCGCTGCCGGTGTGTGGGCGCTCGCCGCGGTCGGGGTGGCTGCCCTCGTGCTCGCCCTCGGCGGCTACACCGTCGTCTACGGCTGGTTCTATCAGTTCGTCCCCGGTTTCGGGGGGATCCGTGCGCCGGCGCGGGCGATCGTCCTCTTCAATCTCGTCGCGGCGTGGCTGGCGGGGGTGGGAATAGAAGCTGCCCGCCAAGCGGCCGACGAAGCGACGCGGCGCGCGCTCCGCCGGGTGGTCCGCTGGACCGGCTTCGTGC from Dehalococcoidia bacterium includes:
- a CDS encoding YfhO family protein: MLGFVAAGTAVVGALLALSLWQQRHARAWWRDGLAVGVIALAVVGCFWRVFFVPNYWLPEGGGDNASTLLPFYRFAAEEFRAGRLPLWNPYLYGGAPFAADIQAAVFYPPYWVLYALTGEITFELITALVLGHLAVAGVGMYALGVFGRWEGVGPLSRPAALVAALAYMLCDYFIVHLGNLNLVAGAAWLPWATLGLVRGLTERRLLPFALGGAALAFGLLAGHIQPFLYGLLLAGALAGVSIVRALARAGWRSALGLALRALAFPIAAAGLAAVQILLTLELRGLTARAVLPYDTAIEYSLPPAMLLSFLVPDLWGRGPGSYWGPWPRVEMGYFGVLPLVAVAVALATRRAAGVWALAAVGVAALVLALGGYTVVYGWFYQFVPGFGGIRAPARAIVLFNLVAAWLAGVGIEAARQAADEATRRALRRVVRWTGFVLLGVLFGALPPFVFFLAVGQGQRGAMIPRLTAIVDGLLLAALLLGGTILLFGLRAFGRLDRRWFALLAVLWAAFDLLTIGFDVEGGGSDPVANYRREGVVAMLRADPDPFFRIDSETGVWEVWQPAAGLYHRIAEVRGVDNPLMIAAVQRYWAELGGRNGTPYDLLNVRYVLGKPDVRLEPAKFERVYADELIAVYRNRSALPRVWIVPSAEIVPSHEAAFRAVHRPGFDPRRTVILEEGAARAGGMGTAAIVASSNAALTIEARAPEGGYLVLSETFYPGWEATIAGQPAAVLRANYLFRAVWLPPGDHRVELRYRPAPLAWGALLSGGTALMLLALWIAALARRRAV
- a CDS encoding GNAT family N-acetyltransferase: MTTIESEIIQGQLVRLRPKRLDDAPQDYVWRRDPELSSFDAIAPTTATYEEFLREFRYDLASLGPRRKRFAIETLDGKHIGNCSLFNIDDKRRQAELGIMIGDRNYWSKGYGADTVRTLVAYAFKTLPIDKVYLYTLDWNVRAQRSFAKAGFKEVTRVSDDRNRFVVMEIYRPTEDGSVPVFDPDTVDW
- the ald gene encoding alanine dehydrogenase: MIVGVPREIKDNEFRVAATPAGVESLVAAGHQVLVERQAGEGSGFSDAEYERAGARLCSAAEVWQNAALILKVKEPLPAEYPYLRPGLILFTYLHLAANEQLTRALLESGITAIAYETVQTGDGRLPLLTPMSEIAGRMSVQVGAHYLERMNGGRGKLLGGVPGVRPADVVIIGAGVVGSNAAQIALGMGAHVTLLDINVDRLRALDERLIGSFETIASNRRSVAEAVRYADVLIGAVLVPGAKAPRVVTREMVATMKPGTVIIDVAVDQGGCVETARPTTHSDPVYTVDGVIHYCVANMPGAVPRTSTYALSNVTLPYALTLASFPLAEAIARMPALASGVNIVGGRLTCPAVGEAFGLPVTPLAEALP
- the gcvT gene encoding glycine cleavage system aminomethyltransferase GcvT; this translates as MAERTALFSCHQAAGARFIEFAGWEMPVHYTSIVAEHRAVRARAGMFDTSHMGQIEVRGNDAGPWLDWLLPNDIVGLGIGRARYSLLLAEDGGTIDDLMVYRLAEEEYLLVVNAAGRACDLEWLEEHRRGEVTITPRYADRAMIALQGPDAVTIAAGLADTSLPDLPRFGISTARIAGRPALAARTGYTGEDGLELFLANEDAPAVWEALLAAGVPPCGLGARDTLRLEAGLPLYGHELDRTTTPYEAGLGWTVNLAKPSFLGKAALLAIKAAGPRRSLIGFRVEDRGIARHGHPVVIAGQPVGVVTSGSYAPTIDAAIGMAYVPPPNAVLGAPLTILVRDKALAARIVPRPFYRRDR
- a CDS encoding NUDIX hydrolase, whose product is MKRARRRSALPVKETISAGGVVFREGPEGAEIALVVRDGPGIWALPKGAPHEGETLEQAAAREVAEETGLQVEPVADLGEIDYWFVSRGEAVRYHKRVRHFLFRAVGGSTAEHDHEYDRVEWVPIGLAPEQMTYENEAAIVRRAEEVLATLAVQRG
- a CDS encoding LLM class flavin-dependent oxidoreductase, with amino-acid sequence MLINRPPQAAGRLTPEQVVAEARRGEAAGFDILSFADWAVGDPFPPLMLVAQATERAALMTRVVGSATRSPVLLASGAGWVDRASGGRFILGLGASIADVVSGRHGLPWGKPATRMEETLKLIRALWGEDIPGVERNPDGSLRFPGREIRAERAFVDILPARRPPLLVAASGPRMLQIAGAWADGVILELTTPAYVRWAVERVREGAAQTGRSLAGFEVCVQSSITVESDDPATARQRQWALDFYINHCVYPEFKHLWPAAGLEAEAAAVKAAVEAGDRERAGRLVRETILPQMVVWGAKEDTPALLLEWIGARIDAGATMFSLPTNVAEVAGIDLAAIRRAADARQAALLAKGAARYQSTVSGSKTGTEPSSVGR